The following are encoded together in the Oceanobacillus zhaokaii genome:
- the mreD gene encoding rod shape-determining protein MreD: MKRLYIPLLLFLFLILEGVAIDFLPSSIVMGNQLFIPHWVAGFLVFVAVLYDNDNTYFALIYALIFGLLLDAVYTGILGVYMFSYAISIYIVENFKKMLHRNFFVVVLLGVVGISIADLLIYLTYLVIGMTDMFWQDYLLNRLLPTVLLNLLFMIIVYPLFSKRLQRWGNEQLD, encoded by the coding sequence ATGAAACGATTATATATCCCACTCCTTCTATTTCTCTTTTTGATTCTTGAAGGAGTCGCAATCGACTTTTTACCATCAAGTATTGTGATGGGGAACCAATTATTTATTCCACATTGGGTAGCTGGTTTCTTAGTGTTTGTAGCAGTATTGTATGATAATGATAATACATATTTTGCATTAATATATGCACTCATTTTTGGTTTGCTTTTAGATGCTGTATATACAGGGATTTTGGGAGTGTATATGTTCTCCTATGCTATATCAATCTATATTGTTGAAAATTTCAAAAAAATGCTACACCGAAATTTCTTTGTCGTGGTATTATTAGGTGTAGTAGGTATTAGCATTGCAGATCTTTTGATTTATCTTACTTATTTAGTCATTGGAATGACTGATATGTTTTGGCAAGATTATTTATTAAATCGATTGCTGCCAACAGTATTGCTTAATCTCTTATTTATGATTATAGTTTATCCTCTGTTTTCTAAGAGATTACAGCGATGGGGAAATGAACAATTAGATTGA
- a CDS encoding peptidoglycan DD-metalloendopeptidase family protein, with product MAKGVNKVRKSIEQRKKLRGVIPKENGQKQIFPSIPEEEEKHGYYPIFTDASTSRGRVSENPISSGIILRALLSTMLFFGVALLWQVDSSSLKGPKLWTSNVLEEEFPFAKVNVWYRDTFGAPLAFSPGNVVNDKNQEVLALPVSGNITEQFSGEGIRIEPGAAADVSVLHEGIVVFAGNDRDTNKTVVVQHADDSISSYGFLSEIDVHLYQYVANNQRIGQFTPTEDSETVYFSIEKDNHYLDPVQVIQVDDLQ from the coding sequence ATGGCCAAAGGGGTTAATAAGGTTCGAAAATCAATCGAACAGCGTAAAAAGCTTCGTGGTGTAATTCCTAAGGAAAATGGACAGAAACAAATTTTTCCTAGTATTCCTGAAGAAGAAGAAAAGCATGGCTATTACCCTATTTTTACAGATGCGAGCACTAGTAGGGGGAGAGTGAGTGAAAATCCAATTTCTTCTGGCATTATTTTAAGGGCGCTGCTTTCGACGATGCTCTTCTTCGGGGTTGCTTTGTTATGGCAGGTAGATTCATCAAGCCTGAAAGGACCGAAATTATGGACAAGCAATGTATTGGAGGAAGAATTTCCATTTGCAAAAGTGAATGTATGGTACAGGGATACGTTTGGTGCACCGCTCGCCTTTTCTCCTGGGAATGTGGTCAATGATAAAAATCAAGAAGTATTAGCACTCCCTGTAAGTGGTAATATTACGGAACAATTTAGTGGTGAAGGAATTCGAATTGAACCTGGTGCAGCTGCAGATGTATCGGTATTGCATGAAGGAATTGTTGTATTTGCAGGAAATGATCGTGATACAAATAAAACGGTTGTCGTTCAGCATGCAGATGATAGTATTTCCAGCTACGGATTTTTAAGTGAAATCGATGTTCATTTATACCAATATGTTGCAAACAACCAAAGAATCGGGCAATTTACACCAACAGAGGATAGTGAGACAGTGTACTTTTCAATCGAGAAGGATAACCATTATCTTGATCCGGTTCAGGTGATCCAAG
- the mreC gene encoding rod shape-determining protein MreC has product MPFLRNKKLFVFLIGFIILVILIGYSLNNRENPNTAQKFLNDIVGWGQNVIHTPVNFVTDIVANIQDFKNTYEENQILREQIAQHKGLVYQVQELEKENEQLRNNLDITETIRDYNPIQATVIARSPEQWLNEVTINRGEQHGIKPNMVVITAEGMVGKIKTANKFTSKVQLLSGFDEYNRISAMISREEDSNIHGMIEGFDKETNSLLFRIIEESDTDIKEGELIVSSGMGGVFPAGLEIGTVKEVVSDQYGLTRTALVEPAAEMYEVNQVIVLDRSIEGVEESETEGDE; this is encoded by the coding sequence ATGCCGTTTTTACGAAATAAAAAATTATTTGTATTCTTAATTGGATTCATTATTCTCGTTATTCTAATCGGCTACTCCTTGAATAATCGAGAGAATCCAAATACAGCACAGAAATTTTTAAACGATATTGTTGGATGGGGGCAGAATGTCATTCATACCCCAGTCAATTTTGTAACAGACATTGTTGCAAATATTCAAGATTTCAAAAATACCTATGAAGAAAATCAAATATTAAGAGAGCAAATAGCACAGCATAAAGGGCTAGTGTACCAAGTTCAAGAGCTGGAAAAGGAAAATGAACAGCTGCGGAACAACCTAGATATTACCGAAACGATTCGCGACTACAATCCAATTCAAGCAACCGTTATTGCGCGTTCCCCAGAGCAATGGCTCAATGAAGTTACGATAAACCGGGGAGAACAGCATGGGATTAAACCAAATATGGTAGTAATCACTGCTGAAGGAATGGTAGGGAAAATAAAAACGGCCAATAAATTTACTTCAAAAGTGCAATTACTGTCAGGATTTGATGAATACAACAGAATATCTGCTATGATCTCACGTGAAGAAGATAGTAATATTCACGGTATGATTGAAGGATTTGATAAAGAAACAAACTCACTTTTATTCAGGATTATCGAGGAATCTGATACAGATATTAAAGAAGGAGAGTTGATCGTTTCTTCTGGTATGGGTGGTGTTTTCCCTGCTGGGCTTGAAATTGGCACCGTTAAGGAAGTCGTCTCCGATCAATACGGCTTAACTCGTACAGCTTTAGTGGAACCGGCTGCGGAAATGTATGAGGTTAATCAAGTAATTGTGCTTGACAGAAGTATTGAGGGAGTAGAAGAAAGTGAAACAGAGGGGGATGAGTAA
- the minD gene encoding septum site-determining protein MinD: MGEAIVITSGKGGVGKTTTSANIGTALALMEKKVCLIDTDIGLRNLDVVMGLENRIIYDIVDVIEGRCKLKQALIRDKRFEYLSLLPAAQTSDKTAVTSEGMKEIITELKQEYDYIIIDCPAGIEQGFQNAVAGADRAIVVTTPEKASVRDADRIIGLLEKEEMIESPRLVINRIRNHMMKSGDMIDVDDIVQLLSIDLIGIVIDDEEVIKASNKGEPVALTPNSKASIAYRNIARRILGESVPLQSLEDEKGMFQRVKKFFRMGS; the protein is encoded by the coding sequence ATGGGTGAAGCAATCGTAATTACTTCTGGTAAAGGTGGAGTTGGTAAAACCACGACTTCAGCTAATATAGGTACTGCACTAGCATTAATGGAGAAAAAAGTATGTTTAATAGATACAGATATTGGACTTAGGAATTTAGATGTTGTAATGGGTCTTGAAAATCGAATTATTTACGATATCGTTGATGTCATTGAAGGGCGTTGTAAATTAAAGCAAGCACTAATTCGGGATAAACGTTTTGAATACTTATCTTTACTTCCAGCAGCACAAACAAGTGATAAGACTGCAGTAACTTCAGAAGGCATGAAGGAAATCATTACAGAACTAAAACAGGAATATGACTATATTATCATCGATTGTCCTGCTGGGATTGAGCAAGGTTTCCAGAATGCAGTAGCCGGTGCAGACCGAGCGATTGTTGTTACTACTCCAGAAAAAGCTAGTGTAAGAGATGCAGATAGGATTATTGGTTTACTAGAAAAGGAAGAAATGATAGAATCACCGCGTTTAGTAATTAATCGCATTCGTAATCATATGATGAAAAGCGGGGATATGATTGATGTCGATGATATCGTTCAACTTCTATCCATTGATTTGATCGGTATCGTCATTGATGATGAAGAGGTTATTAAAGCTTCGAATAAAGGTGAGCCTGTTGCCTTAACTCCAAACTCGAAAGCGTCAATCGCTTATCGGAATATTGCGAGAAGAATATTAGGTGAGTCTGTACCATTACAGTCACTCGAAGATGAAAAAGGAATGTTTCAACGAGTGAAGAAGTTTTTCAGAATGGGATCATAA
- a CDS encoding rod shape-determining protein encodes MARFSLSQDIGIDLGTANTLVYLNGKGIVVREPSVVAKNAQTGEIEAVGSAARNMIGRTPGNIQVIRPMKDGVIADYDTTASMMKYYIKKAMKKRSSFARKPSVIICVPSGITMVEERAVIDAAKQAGAKEAFPIAEPFAAAIGAGLPVWEPTGSMIVDIGGGTTEVAVISLGGIVTSQSIRIAGDDMDEAIIQYVRKNYSLMIGERSAESLKMDIGSAGEVTEDVEMEVRGRDLLTGLPKTVTVTASEIASSINDAVVAIVEGVKSTLEKTPPELAADIMDRGIVLSGGGALLKNLDKVISDETKIPVFVTEDPLDSVATGTGKSLEYMQQFRSNPNVSSRPSIN; translated from the coding sequence TTGGCTAGATTTAGTTTGTCACAAGACATCGGTATCGACCTGGGGACGGCGAATACCCTTGTATACCTTAATGGAAAAGGAATTGTTGTGAGAGAACCTTCTGTCGTGGCAAAAAATGCACAAACAGGAGAAATAGAAGCTGTTGGAAGTGCAGCAAGGAATATGATTGGAAGAACGCCAGGGAATATTCAAGTAATTAGACCGATGAAAGACGGCGTCATTGCTGATTACGATACAACTGCATCGATGATGAAATATTATATAAAAAAAGCAATGAAGAAACGCTCTTCCTTCGCTAGGAAACCAAGTGTCATTATTTGTGTTCCTTCTGGTATTACGATGGTAGAAGAGCGCGCTGTTATTGATGCAGCAAAACAAGCAGGTGCAAAGGAAGCATTTCCGATTGCCGAGCCATTTGCTGCTGCAATTGGTGCAGGTTTACCAGTCTGGGAGCCAACTGGAAGTATGATTGTTGATATTGGTGGTGGTACGACTGAGGTTGCTGTTATTTCGCTGGGCGGAATTGTCACAAGCCAGTCAATCCGAATTGCTGGTGATGATATGGATGAAGCAATTATTCAATATGTTCGCAAAAATTATAGCCTCATGATTGGAGAGAGATCTGCAGAATCACTTAAAATGGATATTGGCAGTGCTGGTGAGGTTACAGAAGATGTTGAAATGGAAGTGCGTGGACGTGACTTATTAACTGGTCTGCCGAAAACTGTTACCGTAACTGCATCTGAAATTGCTTCCTCCATCAATGATGCTGTAGTAGCAATTGTTGAAGGTGTGAAAAGCACATTAGAAAAAACACCGCCAGAACTTGCGGCAGATATTATGGATCGTGGGATTGTATTATCTGGTGGTGGTGCATTATTAAAAAATCTAGATAAAGTTATTAGTGACGAGACGAAGATACCAGTATTTGTTACAGAGGATCCGTTAGACAGCGTTGCGACTGGGACAGGTAAATCATTGGAGTATATGCAGCAGTTCCGCTCCAATCCAAATGTTTCTTCTCGTCCTTCCATAAATTAA
- the minC gene encoding septum site-determining protein MinC encodes MLDKKQLVTIKGTREGLILFIDETCSFNEAMTELHDKINSSKPKPDEPIVSVTVKLGNRYLKTEQEERLREIISTKNRFEIYTIESDVVLKEDALRWKENSEVKIVNRIIRSGQVLNITGDLLLIGDVNPGGKVVATGNVYVMGNLYGIAHAGVNGDHNTFIIASYMKPTQLRIANYISRAPDYESEGVYMECGLIDEEQDKIIIDRLQVLSRKRLELNGFERRIQNG; translated from the coding sequence TTGCTTGATAAGAAACAATTGGTTACGATTAAGGGAACCCGTGAAGGACTAATACTTTTTATTGATGAAACTTGTTCATTTAATGAGGCAATGACGGAACTTCATGACAAAATTAATTCTAGCAAGCCTAAGCCTGACGAACCGATTGTTTCGGTAACTGTCAAACTAGGAAATCGTTATTTGAAAACAGAACAGGAAGAACGATTAAGAGAAATTATCAGTACTAAAAATCGTTTTGAAATATACACTATCGAATCAGATGTTGTTCTCAAAGAAGATGCATTACGCTGGAAAGAAAATAGTGAGGTAAAAATCGTAAATCGGATTATTCGATCTGGACAAGTATTAAATATTACTGGGGATCTATTACTAATTGGCGATGTAAATCCAGGTGGCAAAGTAGTTGCGACTGGTAATGTGTATGTCATGGGTAATTTATACGGGATAGCTCACGCTGGTGTAAATGGCGACCATAATACATTTATTATTGCATCCTATATGAAGCCCACTCAACTTCGGATAGCAAATTATATTAGTCGTGCTCCAGATTATGAATCTGAAGGTGTGTATATGGAATGTGGTCTAATTGATGAAGAACAAGATAAAATCATTATTGATCGACTACAAGTACTCTCACGGAAGCGCCTGGAATTAAATGGATTCGAAAGGAGAATACAAAATGGGTGA
- the radC gene encoding RadC family protein — protein MSLSMITIKDVPTEERPRERLLSLGSGQLSNQEILAILLGSGTREESVMALSNRILMHFEGLKLLKDATIEELIAIKGIGEAKGVLILAAIELGKRMNQYKPNEKYIIRSPDDGASYVMEEMRHLNQEHFVVLFLNTKNQIIHRQTIFIGSLNASIVHPREVYREAVKRSAASIIVAHNHRATRSQQKRLRMLS, from the coding sequence ATGTCTCTATCAATGATCACTATTAAGGATGTCCCCACAGAAGAGCGCCCGCGTGAAAGATTATTAAGTTTGGGATCGGGACAGCTATCGAACCAAGAGATTCTTGCAATACTATTAGGAAGTGGAACGAGAGAGGAATCCGTAATGGCACTTTCAAATCGTATATTAATGCATTTCGAAGGTCTAAAGCTGTTGAAAGACGCAACGATTGAAGAGTTAATTGCTATTAAAGGGATAGGGGAAGCTAAGGGAGTGCTGATTCTAGCTGCAATTGAGCTAGGGAAGAGAATGAATCAGTATAAACCAAATGAAAAGTATATTATCCGTTCCCCAGATGATGGAGCGAGTTATGTTATGGAGGAAATGCGCCATTTGAACCAGGAGCATTTCGTTGTCCTCTTTCTCAACACGAAAAACCAAATCATTCATAGACAGACGATATTTATCGGTAGTCTCAACGCTTCAATCGTGCATCCTAGAGAGGTCTACCGTGAAGCAGTAAAACGATCAGCAGCATCGATAATTGTTGCCCATAACCATCGTGCGACACGTTCGCAACAGAAAAGGTTGCGCATGCTTTCCTGA